One window of the Streptomyces sp. NBC_00259 genome contains the following:
- a CDS encoding M64 family metallopeptidase, which translates to MDTSGIRLPRAALALATAGALLLTGLLGTASSASAVPAQDPPRSPASQRQLTESATVVPVQTTGPADKRFNLVVLGDGYTAAGMDEFRADVDKHLNVLWSIEPFASYRSYVNVWAVEVPSPESGVDCDPSLDAPRRDTPLNMGFWGGCNPASVQRLLTVDSAAATALADLVGGTTSANRQIVALANSETYGGAGGTYATASGKNALSSLITPHEIGHSLGKLQDEYDYYGRGVPGGTYTGGEPASAHHTLLTEREMREQRAKWWRWLGEKSESGGTIARHEGGMYSTKGVWRPSKHSIMKTLGYAFDQVEREVMVGAISAKVNLVQGHTPNAAPIGDDRTVWVETLHPVGGELDVAWRLDGRPLRHTDGARALDLRRLGLGRGTHTLTATVTDPTPFVRDPALRASAALTRTVGWTVDTSVRTPHPPVAPAFTGHTTTDGPVGADSVVYADTTHPTDRTYAVRWSLDGRPLTNPGNDRDLDLGALRLRAGTHTLIARIAGTGTVLRWTVDAAPAAGSYELSEPLRTVSRPGRPTEYVYDGPFTMRLTARDDRPGTVVSQFRVDGDGWYTYYGWPTDAEAPFRFTPGGTVIDDLVYGKLGTPRAVPWDDATPEYGTHTVEHRTIDAAGNVSRATGFHVTLLPGS; encoded by the coding sequence ATGGACACCTCCGGCATACGCCTTCCCAGAGCAGCCCTGGCGCTCGCCACCGCGGGCGCCCTGCTCCTCACCGGTCTCCTCGGCACGGCGTCGTCCGCGTCGGCCGTGCCCGCGCAGGATCCGCCGAGATCTCCGGCGTCGCAGCGGCAGCTGACCGAGAGCGCCACCGTCGTGCCCGTGCAGACCACGGGCCCGGCGGACAAGCGGTTCAATCTCGTCGTGCTCGGCGACGGCTACACCGCCGCCGGCATGGACGAGTTCCGGGCGGACGTGGACAAGCACCTCAATGTGCTGTGGAGCATCGAGCCGTTCGCGTCGTACCGCTCCTACGTCAATGTGTGGGCGGTCGAGGTGCCGTCACCGGAATCGGGCGTCGACTGCGATCCCTCGCTGGACGCCCCGCGCCGCGACACCCCGCTGAACATGGGCTTCTGGGGCGGCTGCAATCCGGCCAGTGTGCAGCGGCTGCTGACGGTCGACAGCGCGGCGGCGACGGCGCTCGCCGATCTCGTCGGCGGCACGACGAGCGCCAACCGCCAGATCGTGGCGCTCGCGAACAGCGAGACCTACGGCGGCGCGGGCGGCACGTACGCCACCGCCTCCGGCAAGAACGCCCTGTCCTCCCTCATCACCCCGCACGAGATCGGCCACTCGCTCGGCAAGCTCCAGGACGAGTACGACTACTACGGGCGCGGAGTGCCCGGCGGTACGTACACCGGGGGCGAGCCGGCCTCCGCGCATCACACGCTGCTGACCGAGCGGGAGATGCGGGAGCAGCGGGCGAAGTGGTGGCGCTGGCTGGGCGAGAAGAGCGAGTCCGGCGGGACGATCGCCCGCCACGAGGGCGGGATGTACAGCACCAAGGGCGTCTGGCGGCCCAGCAAGCACTCGATCATGAAGACGCTCGGTTACGCCTTCGACCAGGTGGAGCGCGAGGTGATGGTCGGCGCCATCTCGGCCAAGGTGAACCTCGTCCAGGGACACACGCCCAACGCCGCCCCGATCGGGGACGACCGGACGGTGTGGGTCGAGACGCTGCATCCGGTCGGCGGGGAACTCGACGTCGCCTGGCGGCTCGACGGCCGCCCGCTGCGGCACACCGACGGCGCCCGGGCGCTCGATCTGCGCCGGCTGGGTCTCGGCCGCGGTACCCACACGCTCACCGCGACGGTCACCGACCCGACGCCCTTCGTCCGCGACCCGGCCCTGCGTGCCTCGGCCGCACTGACGCGTACGGTCGGCTGGACGGTCGACACCTCCGTACGGACGCCCCACCCGCCCGTGGCACCGGCCTTCACGGGCCACACCACCACCGACGGCCCGGTGGGGGCGGACTCCGTCGTGTACGCCGACACCACGCATCCCACGGACCGTACGTACGCCGTCCGCTGGTCCCTCGACGGCCGTCCGCTGACGAACCCGGGCAACGACCGGGACCTGGACCTCGGCGCGCTGCGGCTGCGTGCGGGGACGCACACGCTCATCGCCCGGATCGCCGGTACGGGCACGGTGCTGCGCTGGACGGTGGACGCGGCCCCGGCGGCCGGCTCGTACGAGCTGTCAGAGCCGCTGCGGACGGTGAGCCGGCCCGGCCGGCCGACGGAGTACGTGTACGACGGCCCGTTCACCATGCGGCTGACCGCACGCGACGACCGGCCGGGCACGGTCGTCTCCCAGTTCCGGGTGGACGGCGACGGCTGGTACACGTACTACGGCTGGCCGACGGACGCCGAGGCGCCGTTCCGCTTCACCCCGGGCGGCACCGTCATCGACGACCTCGTGTACGGCAAGCTCGGCACACCGCGCGCCGTGCCGTGGGACGACGCCACGCCCGAGTACGGCACCCACACCGTCGAGCACCGGACGATCGACGCGGCGGGGAACGTCAGCAGGGCGACGGGCTTCCACGTCACCCTGCTGCCGGGGAGCTGA
- a CDS encoding glycosyltransferase 87 family protein, whose translation MIAPRTLSTGLLLCALTTALALTVRKDGYYSDPVGLAWWYGACWVLFAAAVWCLRKVPVRHAVALVLGGSVVVAATGLLAPPRTSSDAYRYAWDGRVQAAGISPYDHAPADPALVALRDPWLFPAGAGCRGPERARIPGPEGVVHCTRLNRPAVHTIYPPVAEGYFLLVHSLSPDGSRHKPLQAGGALLSVGVTGALLLVLRRRGGGSCDTGGDVRGDGTGEGSDGVRGAAYWAWCPAVPLEAVNNAHADVLGVLLGVAGLGLVVRHRAAGGALLGAATATKLLPAVLLPGALSGVRRWRDAAAVVLPAVAVVVLAYLPYVLVSEGSVLGYLTGYVEEEGYGDASARSRYALLRLVLPDGWAAPAVAVLMLCAVAYVLLRGDPRRPWRGALLVTGTAFLLLTPGYSWYALLLVALVALDGRWEWLGVAMAGAAKYVTGQSGGDPYVITATAYAIAAGAVLAGCALRRVRRSPGHEGAAAHASGPADPVADAATRDRRP comes from the coding sequence GTGATCGCACCCCGCACCCTCAGCACCGGACTCCTTCTCTGCGCCCTCACCACCGCGCTCGCGCTCACCGTCCGCAAGGACGGCTACTACTCGGACCCCGTCGGCCTGGCCTGGTGGTACGGGGCGTGCTGGGTGCTGTTCGCCGCGGCGGTGTGGTGTCTGCGGAAGGTCCCGGTGCGTCACGCCGTGGCGCTGGTCCTCGGCGGCAGCGTCGTGGTCGCGGCGACAGGGCTGCTCGCTCCTCCGCGTACGAGCAGCGACGCGTACCGCTACGCCTGGGACGGGCGGGTGCAGGCGGCCGGGATCTCTCCGTACGACCACGCGCCCGCCGATCCCGCGCTCGTGGCGCTGCGCGATCCCTGGCTGTTCCCGGCGGGCGCGGGCTGCCGGGGTCCGGAGCGCGCACGGATCCCCGGACCCGAGGGCGTGGTCCACTGCACCCGGCTCAACCGGCCCGCGGTCCACACCATCTACCCGCCGGTCGCGGAGGGCTATTTCCTGCTGGTCCACTCGCTCTCCCCGGACGGCTCCCGGCACAAGCCGCTCCAGGCCGGCGGTGCGCTGCTGTCGGTCGGGGTGACGGGCGCGCTGCTGCTGGTGCTGCGCCGCCGCGGAGGCGGGAGCTGCGACACCGGCGGAGACGTACGCGGAGACGGAACCGGAGAAGGAAGCGACGGGGTGCGCGGGGCCGCGTACTGGGCCTGGTGTCCTGCCGTCCCGCTGGAAGCGGTCAACAACGCCCACGCCGACGTCCTCGGTGTGCTGCTGGGGGTGGCCGGTCTCGGTCTCGTCGTCCGGCACCGCGCGGCGGGCGGCGCGCTCCTCGGAGCCGCCACCGCCACCAAGCTGCTGCCCGCGGTCCTGCTGCCCGGCGCCCTGTCGGGGGTCCGCAGATGGCGCGACGCGGCCGCCGTGGTGCTGCCCGCCGTGGCCGTCGTCGTGCTGGCGTACCTACCGTATGTGCTGGTGTCCGAGGGCTCGGTGCTCGGCTATCTGACCGGTTACGTGGAGGAGGAGGGGTACGGCGACGCCTCGGCCCGCAGCCGTTACGCCCTGCTGCGGCTGGTGCTTCCCGACGGGTGGGCGGCCCCGGCGGTCGCCGTCCTGATGCTGTGCGCCGTCGCGTACGTCCTGCTCCGCGGCGACCCCCGACGGCCGTGGCGCGGCGCGCTGCTGGTGACGGGTACGGCCTTCCTGCTGCTGACGCCCGGCTACTCCTGGTACGCGCTGCTGCTCGTCGCGCTCGTGGCCCTGGACGGCCGCTGGGAGTGGCTGGGGGTGGCCATGGCGGGGGCCGCGAAGTACGTCACCGGCCAATCCGGTGGCGATCCGTACGTCATCACGGCGACGGCGTACGCCATCGCGGCGGGTGCGGTGCTCGCGGGCTGTGCCCTGCGGCGAGTGCGGCGCTCCCCCGGCCATGAGGGGGCAGCCGCGCACGCGAGCGGCCCGGCCGATCCGGTCGCGGACGCTGCGACCAGGGACCGGCGCCCCTAG
- a CDS encoding molybdopterin-dependent oxidoreductase has translation MRFRSPAPRRPALRLSALRRAAPRLPKRPPLPSFKGRLHDPVTATAIGRWLGVMIAVCFLTGLISHFLQKPPGWLVPLLPPRPVWGYRLTQGLHVASGIAAIPLLMAKLWTVYPRLFVWPPVRSLRHALERLSVAVLVAAAVFQLFSGLLNIVQWYPWPFSFVPVHYAVAWVLVGALLLHLAVKAPEIRAHWTRRSSGTLELPAEDAADRRSFLAGVAAAVGAVTLVTVGQSATPLKRLDLLAPRHPDHGLQGLPVNRTAAAARVTGLSAGRWRLTVAGPRPYELSLAELRAMRQHTVTLPIACVEGWSKSAEWTGVRIRDLLDRAGAPPGAVLRVVSLERRGAYRVMEMGQGYARDPLTLLALRLNGEVLAIDHGFPARIIAPNRPGVLQTKWVSRLEVL, from the coding sequence ATGAGGTTCCGATCACCGGCCCCGCGACGGCCCGCCCTGCGACTGTCCGCCCTGCGACGGGCTGCCCCACGGCTGCCGAAGCGGCCGCCCCTGCCGTCCTTCAAGGGCCGGCTGCACGACCCGGTGACCGCCACGGCCATCGGCCGCTGGCTCGGCGTCATGATCGCCGTCTGCTTCCTGACCGGACTGATCAGCCACTTCCTCCAGAAGCCGCCGGGCTGGCTGGTGCCCCTGCTGCCGCCCCGGCCCGTCTGGGGGTACCGGCTGACCCAGGGACTGCACGTGGCGAGCGGAATCGCCGCGATCCCGCTGCTCATGGCGAAGCTGTGGACGGTGTACCCGCGGCTGTTCGTGTGGCCACCGGTCCGGTCCCTGCGACACGCCCTGGAGCGCCTGTCGGTGGCGGTGCTGGTGGCGGCGGCCGTCTTCCAGCTCTTCAGCGGACTGCTCAACATCGTGCAGTGGTACCCGTGGCCGTTCTCCTTCGTACCCGTGCACTACGCCGTGGCCTGGGTGCTGGTGGGCGCGCTGCTGCTGCATCTGGCGGTCAAGGCGCCCGAGATCAGGGCGCACTGGACCCGCCGTTCATCCGGGACGCTGGAGCTCCCGGCCGAGGACGCGGCGGACCGGCGGTCGTTCCTCGCGGGCGTCGCGGCGGCCGTCGGCGCGGTCACACTGGTCACCGTCGGCCAGTCGGCCACCCCGCTCAAACGCCTCGACCTGCTGGCGCCCCGCCACCCCGACCACGGCCTGCAGGGCCTGCCCGTCAACCGCACCGCGGCCGCGGCACGCGTCACCGGGCTGTCCGCGGGCCGCTGGCGGCTGACGGTGGCAGGGCCGCGCCCGTACGAGCTCTCGCTCGCCGAGCTGCGGGCCATGCGCCAGCACACCGTCACCCTGCCGATCGCCTGCGTCGAGGGCTGGAGCAAGTCGGCCGAGTGGACCGGCGTACGGATCCGGGACCTGCTCGACCGGGCGGGCGCCCCGCCCGGCGCGGTCCTGCGGGTGGTGTCACTGGAGCGGCGTGGCGCGTACCGGGTGATGGAGATGGGCCAGGGGTACGCGCGTGACCCGCTGACCCTGCTCGCGCTGCGGCTGAACGGCGAGGTGCTGGCCATCGACCACGGGTTCCCCGCGCGCATCATCGCCCCCAACCGGCCCGGTGTGCTGCAGACCAAATGGGTCAGCCGGCTGGAGGTGCTGTGA
- a CDS encoding D-cysteine desulfhydrase family protein encodes MTSHSRTPQPAPLGNWPTPLEAMPRLARSLGLGADDLWIKRDDLTGLGGGGNKIRKLEWICGTALADGATHLVTTGAAQSNHARLTAAAGARLGLGVVLVLAGTPGSSAAGNLALDGLFGATVVWAGDVRGAALGTVAEQVAGRLRDRGAVPALVPFGGSSVLGARGYAQCGRELLAQAPGLATVVVAAGSGGTMAGLVDTLGPARVLGVHCGAVADPAGTVSALASGLSDTAVEPGSLRLRLDQVGEGYGALTEPVMAALTRTARTEGIVLDPVYTGRAMAGLIAAVEDGDIVPGQRTVFLHTGGLPGLFGHPAALAAAEAELTAAEAELTVGEADLTVGE; translated from the coding sequence ATGACGTCACACAGCCGCACCCCGCAGCCCGCGCCCCTCGGCAACTGGCCGACCCCGCTCGAAGCCATGCCACGGCTCGCCCGGTCCCTCGGCCTCGGCGCGGACGACCTGTGGATCAAGCGCGACGACCTCACCGGCCTGGGCGGCGGCGGAAACAAGATCCGCAAACTCGAGTGGATCTGCGGCACGGCGCTCGCCGACGGCGCCACGCATCTGGTGACGACCGGCGCCGCACAGAGCAACCACGCCCGGCTGACCGCGGCCGCGGGCGCCCGCCTGGGGCTCGGCGTCGTGCTCGTCCTCGCGGGCACACCCGGATCGTCGGCGGCCGGAAACCTCGCGCTGGACGGGCTGTTCGGCGCCACCGTCGTCTGGGCGGGCGACGTCCGCGGCGCGGCGCTCGGCACCGTGGCGGAGCAGGTGGCCGGGCGGCTGCGGGACCGCGGCGCCGTCCCGGCACTGGTCCCGTTCGGCGGTTCCAGCGTGCTCGGCGCGCGCGGCTACGCGCAGTGCGGGCGCGAACTGCTCGCCCAGGCACCCGGCCTGGCCACCGTCGTCGTCGCGGCCGGCTCCGGCGGAACCATGGCGGGCCTCGTCGACACGCTCGGCCCCGCGCGTGTCCTCGGCGTGCACTGCGGCGCCGTCGCCGACCCCGCGGGGACCGTGTCCGCGCTCGCCTCCGGCCTGTCGGACACCGCCGTCGAGCCCGGGTCGCTGAGGCTGCGGCTCGACCAGGTGGGCGAGGGCTACGGCGCGCTGACCGAACCGGTCATGGCCGCGCTGACGCGTACGGCCCGCACGGAGGGCATCGTGCTCGACCCGGTGTACACCGGCCGCGCCATGGCCGGTCTGATCGCGGCCGTCGAGGACGGCGACATCGTTCCGGGGCAGCGGACGGTCTTCCTGCACACGGGCGGTCTGCCGGGGCTCTTCGGCCACCCGGCGGCCCTCGCCGCCGCGGAGGCCGAACTCACCGCCGCGGAGGCCGAACTCACCGTCGGGGAGGCGGATCTCACCGTCGGGGAGTGA
- a CDS encoding mycothiol transferase codes for MNSAEVLADAFGRIQEVVHEAVEGLSVEDLHARLDPGANSIAWLVWHLTRIQDDHVADAAGREQVWLSQDWAGRFGLPFPEDATGYGQSRAQVAKVRVDSDEVLLGYYDAVHEETLSFVRGLKSTALNRIVDDSWDPPVSLGVRLVSVIADDLQHAGQAAFVRGVLERR; via the coding sequence ATGAACTCCGCAGAAGTACTGGCCGATGCCTTCGGGCGCATCCAGGAGGTCGTGCACGAGGCGGTCGAGGGCCTCTCCGTGGAGGATCTCCACGCCCGTCTCGACCCCGGCGCCAACTCCATCGCCTGGCTGGTGTGGCACCTCACCCGGATCCAGGACGACCATGTGGCGGACGCGGCGGGCCGTGAGCAGGTGTGGCTGTCCCAGGACTGGGCGGGCCGCTTCGGGCTGCCGTTCCCCGAGGACGCGACCGGCTACGGCCAGTCCCGCGCGCAGGTCGCGAAGGTCCGGGTGGACTCCGACGAGGTGCTGCTCGGCTACTACGACGCGGTCCACGAGGAGACGCTGTCCTTCGTCCGGGGTCTGAAGAGCACGGCGCTGAACCGGATCGTGGACGACTCGTGGGACCCGCCGGTGAGTCTCGGCGTCCGGCTGGTCAGCGTGATCGCCGACGATCTCCAGCACGCCGGCCAGGCCGCGTTCGTCCGGGGCGTGCTGGAACGCCGCTGA
- a CDS encoding methyltransferase domain-containing protein, whose product MTTAAAWRADPYTVALRTGRGPLFLRRPDGWLLPLEVERWCADPDVADRTVLDRCRGPVLDIGCGPGRLVAALARLGRPTLGVDVSPVAVARTVGSGGSALCRSVFDRLPREGRWGTALLIDGNIGIGGDPRALLARVAELVATDGLLIAEAAPVDVDERTDVRVAGHDGTLGPPFPWARVGVRALLAHASATGWSHAVAWTSAGRSFVCLSRDGARVSDPDARKARGSLAV is encoded by the coding sequence ATGACGACGGCCGCGGCGTGGCGGGCCGATCCGTACACCGTCGCCCTGCGCACCGGGCGCGGCCCGCTGTTCCTGCGCCGGCCGGACGGCTGGCTGCTGCCGCTGGAGGTGGAACGCTGGTGCGCGGATCCGGACGTGGCCGATCGGACCGTGCTGGACCGCTGCCGGGGGCCGGTCCTGGACATCGGCTGCGGCCCCGGCCGGCTGGTGGCCGCGCTGGCCCGGCTGGGCCGGCCGACGTTGGGCGTCGACGTCAGCCCGGTGGCGGTCGCCCGCACGGTCGGCTCGGGCGGCAGCGCGCTGTGCCGTTCCGTGTTCGACCGGCTGCCGAGGGAGGGCCGTTGGGGCACGGCGCTGCTGATCGACGGCAACATCGGCATAGGGGGCGATCCACGGGCCCTGCTCGCCCGGGTCGCCGAACTCGTCGCCACGGACGGTCTGCTCATCGCCGAGGCGGCCCCGGTGGACGTGGACGAGCGCACCGACGTGCGGGTGGCCGGCCACGACGGCACGCTGGGCCCGCCGTTCCCGTGGGCCCGGGTGGGTGTGCGGGCCCTGCTGGCCCACGCGAGCGCGACCGGCTGGAGCCATGCGGTTGCGTGGACGTCCGCCGGGCGGAGCTTCGTGTGCCTGTCCCGCGACGGGGCGCGTGTGTCGGACCCCGACGCGCGGAAGGCGCGGGGTTCACTCGCCGTATGA
- a CDS encoding TIGR04282 family arsenosugar biosynthesis glycosyltransferase produces MTTLLVIAKEPVPGRVKTRLTTRYTPTEAAVLAEAALADTLQAVRDTPADRRVLVLDGTPGAWLPPGVEVVPQARGGLDERLAAAFAGCSGPALLIGMDTPQVTPALLAQGLELATGEASFGPAEDGGFWALGLAEPDPALLYGVPMSVPETGAVQRQRLVDAGLTVCDLPLLCDVDTPEDARLVAAAAPGSRFASAMARLARAGAR; encoded by the coding sequence ATGACCACCCTGCTCGTCATCGCGAAGGAACCCGTGCCAGGGAGGGTCAAGACCCGGCTCACCACGCGGTACACCCCCACGGAGGCGGCCGTGCTCGCCGAGGCGGCGCTGGCCGACACGCTCCAGGCCGTGCGGGACACACCCGCGGACCGGCGGGTCCTCGTGCTCGACGGGACGCCGGGGGCCTGGCTGCCGCCCGGTGTCGAGGTCGTGCCGCAGGCACGGGGCGGACTGGACGAGCGGCTCGCCGCCGCGTTCGCGGGCTGCTCCGGACCTGCGCTGCTGATCGGGATGGACACCCCGCAGGTGACCCCCGCGCTCCTCGCCCAGGGCCTGGAACTCGCCACGGGCGAGGCGTCGTTCGGGCCCGCCGAGGACGGCGGATTCTGGGCGCTGGGGCTCGCGGAGCCCGATCCGGCGCTGCTCTACGGGGTACCCATGTCCGTACCGGAGACCGGCGCGGTGCAGCGGCAGCGGCTGGTCGACGCCGGGCTGACGGTGTGTGACCTTCCGCTGCTGTGCGACGTCGACACGCCCGAGGACGCACGGCTGGTCGCGGCCGCCGCCCCGGGCAGCCGGTTCGCCTCGGCGATGGCGCGGCTGGCGCGCGCCGGGGCCCGATGA
- a CDS encoding glycosyltransferase family 2 protein, whose product MNATVDVVLPCLDEAEALPWVLERIPAGWRAVVVDNGSTDGSPELARSLGATVVHEPRRGFGAACHAGLLAAEADYVCFCDCDASLDPGLLPDFVRRVADGEADLVLGRRRPRTRDAWPLHARAGNLALARMIRSRTGLPLHDLGPLRAARRKDLLGLALTDRRSGYPLQMVVRASDAGWRVTELDVPYLPRAGRSKVTGTWRGTWQAVRDMRAVLRERPRPVRE is encoded by the coding sequence GTGAACGCCACCGTGGACGTGGTCCTGCCCTGCCTCGACGAGGCCGAGGCACTCCCCTGGGTCCTGGAGCGGATCCCGGCCGGCTGGCGGGCCGTCGTCGTCGACAACGGCTCGACCGACGGCTCTCCGGAACTCGCCCGCTCACTCGGCGCGACCGTGGTCCACGAGCCACGACGCGGCTTCGGCGCGGCCTGTCACGCGGGACTGCTGGCCGCCGAGGCGGACTACGTCTGCTTCTGCGACTGCGACGCCTCGCTCGACCCGGGGCTGCTGCCGGACTTCGTGCGCCGCGTCGCGGACGGCGAGGCCGACCTGGTCCTCGGCCGGCGCCGCCCACGGACCCGCGACGCCTGGCCACTGCACGCCCGCGCCGGGAATCTCGCCCTCGCCCGGATGATCCGCAGCCGCACCGGCCTGCCGCTGCACGACCTCGGCCCGCTGCGCGCGGCCCGCCGCAAGGACCTCCTCGGCCTCGCCCTGACCGACCGCCGCAGCGGCTATCCCCTCCAGATGGTCGTCCGCGCGTCGGACGCGGGCTGGCGGGTGACCGAACTGGACGTGCCGTATCTGCCCCGGGCAGGCAGGTCCAAGGTCACGGGCACCTGGCGGGGGACGTGGCAGGCGGTACGGGACATGCGGGCGGTACTCCGTGAACGACCCCGGCCGGTCCGTGAATGA
- a CDS encoding NAD-dependent epimerase/dehydratase family protein produces the protein MRVLVTGGAGFIGSEVVAALVARGHETVVLDVRESSRESVAGDVRDRETVAAALRGVDAVCHQAAMVGLGTDFADAPAYVSCNDLGTAVLLAAMADAGIRDLVLAGSMVVYGEGRYDCPVHGGVRPGPRPVAALEAGRFEPECPRCGRELTPGLVSEDAPADPRNVYATTKLAQEHLAASWARATGGRAVALRYHNVYGPGMPRDTPYAGVASFFRSALERGEAPRVFEDGRQRRDFVHVRDVAHANALALEAVRDRAPGVLTPYNTGSGTPHTVGEMAGELAAAHGGPAPVVTGEFRLGDVRHVTADSGRLKAELGWKPEVGFAEGMAEFAAAGLRGAGA, from the coding sequence ATGCGAGTACTTGTCACCGGAGGCGCGGGTTTCATCGGGTCCGAGGTCGTGGCCGCGCTCGTCGCGCGCGGCCACGAGACGGTCGTCCTCGACGTCCGGGAGTCCTCCCGCGAGTCGGTCGCCGGGGACGTCCGCGACCGCGAGACGGTCGCCGCGGCCCTGCGCGGCGTGGACGCGGTCTGCCACCAGGCGGCCATGGTCGGCCTCGGCACGGACTTCGCCGACGCCCCCGCGTACGTCTCCTGCAACGACCTCGGCACGGCCGTGCTGCTCGCGGCGATGGCGGACGCCGGGATCCGCGATCTGGTGCTGGCCGGATCGATGGTCGTGTACGGCGAGGGCCGCTACGACTGCCCCGTCCACGGCGGGGTCCGGCCCGGGCCCCGGCCGGTCGCGGCGCTCGAGGCGGGCCGCTTCGAACCCGAATGCCCCCGCTGCGGCCGCGAACTCACCCCCGGCCTGGTGAGCGAGGACGCGCCCGCCGACCCGCGCAACGTGTACGCCACGACCAAGCTCGCGCAGGAGCACCTCGCGGCCTCCTGGGCCCGCGCCACGGGCGGCCGGGCCGTGGCGCTGCGCTACCACAACGTGTACGGGCCCGGGATGCCGCGCGACACCCCTTACGCGGGAGTGGCCTCCTTCTTCCGCTCGGCACTGGAACGCGGCGAGGCACCACGGGTCTTCGAGGACGGGCGCCAGCGACGGGACTTCGTGCACGTCCGGGACGTCGCGCACGCCAACGCCCTGGCTCTGGAGGCGGTACGGGACCGGGCGCCGGGCGTGCTCACCCCGTACAACACCGGCAGCGGCACTCCGCACACCGTCGGCGAGATGGCCGGGGAACTGGCCGCGGCACACGGCGGCCCCGCCCCTGTGGTGACCGGTGAGTTCCGGCTCGGCGACGTCCGCCATGTCACCGCCGACTCGGGCCGGCTGAAGGCCGAACTGGGCTGGAAACCGGAGGTCGGCTTCGCCGAGGGCATGGCGGAGTTCGCCGCGGCGGGGCTGCGGGGTGCCGGCGCGTGA